A genomic stretch from Candidatus Hydrogenisulfobacillus filiaventi includes:
- a CDS encoding putative Peptidase_M48 domain-containing protein (Evidence 3 : Putative function from multiple computational evidences), translated as MKNGVTISRLKHLKPRLYLWVALVWLVGGAGVLGGVVWHGLRYLLWWATLPGIPMDDGLKLSLVEAALAFLALVATAYRLAAAHRRRMDRERELAALLEGRLRPLAGPLPVSGIEFREVRDDSPYAFTWGIRHPEVVVSTGLWDGLPESSRRAVLLHEAHHARVRDPLVEHLLQVMAEAVPFPLFPFLLQRYLIAREVAADAEAVAGLQEDPTPLIEAMVTALAHPGPASPVASLGARGLSDWDARIAFLRDGTLPQSWQGGGGMAMVVLPLLAVAVTWLEILTMRCH; from the coding sequence ATGAAAAACGGCGTGACCATATCCCGACTTAAGCATTTGAAGCCCCGCCTTTACCTGTGGGTGGCGCTGGTCTGGCTTGTGGGCGGCGCCGGGGTGCTGGGCGGGGTGGTGTGGCACGGGTTGCGGTATTTGCTCTGGTGGGCGACCCTCCCCGGCATCCCCATGGATGACGGGCTGAAGCTGTCCCTGGTGGAAGCGGCCCTGGCCTTCCTGGCCCTGGTGGCCACTGCCTACCGCCTGGCTGCCGCTCACCGCCGGCGCATGGACCGGGAACGGGAACTGGCCGCCCTCCTGGAGGGCCGCCTGCGCCCGCTGGCCGGCCCGCTGCCGGTGAGCGGGATAGAATTCCGGGAGGTGCGGGACGACTCCCCCTATGCCTTCACCTGGGGGATCCGGCACCCGGAAGTGGTGGTCTCGACCGGCCTCTGGGACGGCTTGCCCGAGTCCTCCCGCCGGGCGGTGCTGCTGCATGAGGCGCATCATGCCCGGGTCCGCGACCCGCTGGTGGAGCACCTGCTGCAGGTGATGGCGGAGGCGGTGCCCTTCCCCCTTTTCCCCTTCCTGTTGCAACGGTATCTCATCGCGCGGGAGGTAGCCGCCGACGCCGAGGCGGTGGCGGGGCTGCAGGAGGATCCTACTCCCCTGATTGAAGCCATGGTGACCGCCCTGGCCCATCCCGGACCGGCGTCTCCGGTGGCCAGTCTGGGAGCGCGCGGCCTCAGCGATTGGGACGCCCGCATCGCCTTCCTGCGGGATGGCACCCTGCCCCAGTCCTGGCAAGGAGGCGGGGGTATGGCCATGGTGGTGCTGCCGCTGCTGGCTGTGGCCGTCACCTGGCTCGAGATCCTGACCATGCGCTGCCACTAG
- a CDS encoding protein of unknown function (Evidence 5 : Unknown function) produces the protein MPAKPVQPLEFGALRRRLLQLVREMGPSSVREVHERIKLERDISFNAVATVLNRLVAQGLMERSGRPRHYRYTVNPAAATVRTRTERSVRDLLAEAGDLGLVYLVDTIDRLNPDALERLEELLREKRGQTTDEKRRDHIPT, from the coding sequence ATGCCTGCCAAACCGGTGCAACCGCTCGAATTCGGCGCCCTCCGCCGCCGTCTCCTGCAGCTGGTGCGGGAGATGGGTCCCTCGAGCGTGCGCGAAGTACATGAACGCATTAAACTGGAGCGGGACATTTCGTTTAATGCCGTGGCCACGGTGCTGAACCGCTTAGTGGCGCAGGGCCTCATGGAACGCAGTGGGCGCCCGCGCCATTACCGCTACACGGTCAACCCGGCCGCGGCCACCGTGCGCACCCGGACCGAGCGCTCGGTCCGCGACCTTCTGGCCGAAGCCGGCGACCTGGGGCTGGTCTACCTGGTCGACACCATCGACCGCCTGAACCCCGACGCCCTCGAGCGGCTGGAGGAGCTCTTGCGCGAGAAGCGGGGGCAGACCACCGATGAAAAACGGCGTGACCATATCCCGACTTAA
- a CDS encoding protein of unknown function (Evidence 5 : Unknown function), which produces MGITACGHVLWSKQPVEKEQGSIASGIRRFYSVLSGMGRRVRNACQTGATARIRRPPPPSPAAGAGDGSLERARST; this is translated from the coding sequence GTGGGGATAACGGCTTGTGGCCATGTCCTTTGGTCCAAACAGCCCGTGGAGAAGGAACAGGGCTCCATTGCCTCCGGTATAAGGCGATTTTACAGTGTACTCAGTGGAATGGGGAGGAGGGTTCGCAATGCCTGCCAAACCGGTGCAACCGCTCGAATTCGGCGCCCTCCGCCGCCGTCTCCTGCAGCTGGTGCGGGAGATGGGTCCCTCGAGCGTGCGCGAAGTACATGA